A single region of the Indicator indicator isolate 239-I01 chromosome 3, UM_Iind_1.1, whole genome shotgun sequence genome encodes:
- the BCL2L14 gene encoding apoptosis facilitator Bcl-2-like protein 14, whose protein sequence is MPLANDVTMEDTLLEDDERDSIEYKILMAYARRRLPASTYRKLLESEANVQKSASSTGTGVTSDPQWDEDEPIARMYPGEQHLVLYGLAVAQIPERDCEPAYISHIADNLAKLVTVAPRPWEFRCQYEAPRQKQDKGESTAGKQEIILSIVSLLKQRGDQLEEKMKKDGAFYQCFKDMLSYSFFKGITDWFLKDFSEDSPRVTGGQAQRLKIAYTMEVATRLKAIDNHPMNRVLGFGSKYLREHFKPWIQDQGGWEKAVTSQDEEEVE, encoded by the exons ATGCCTTTGGCAAATGATGTCACGATGGAAGACACACTCCTGGAAGACGATGAGCGAGACAGCATAGAGTACAAGATCCTCATGGCCTACGCCCGGCGGcggctgcctgccagcacatACAGGAAACTCCTGGAAAGTGAAGCTAACGTGCAGAAATCAGCATCCTCAACTGGGACAGGAGTAACAAGTGACCCCCAATGGGATGAAGATGAACCA ATTGCAAGGATGTACCCCGGGGAGCAACACTTGGTGCTGTATGGCTTAGCTGTTGCTCAGATCCCAGAGAGGGACT GTGAACCAGCATACATCAGTCACATTGCAGACAATCTTGCCAAGCTTGTTACTGTTGCTCCCAGACCCTGGGAATTTCGGTGTCAGTATGAAGCCCCACGTCAGAAGCAAGACAAAGGTGAATCTACTGCTGGAA AACAAGAAATAATATTATCAATAGTTTCACTGTTAAAACAAAGAGGGGACCAACTGGAAGAAAAG atgaaaaaggATGGAGCTTTCTATCAGTGTTTTAAAGACATGCTGTCCTACAGCTTCTTCAAGGGGATCACTGACTGGTTCCTGAAAGACTTCTCAGAAGATTCACCAAGAGTAACAGGAGGCCAAGCACAGCGCTTGAAAATTGCCTATACAATGGAAGTTGCCACCAGACTGAAAGCTATTGACAACCATCCCATGAACCGGGTCTTGGGCTTTGGATCAAAGTACCTCAGAGAACACTTCAAGCCATGGATTCAGGACCAGGGTGGCTGG gagaaggctgtgacTTCACAGGATGAGGAAGAAGTGGAGTAA